Proteins from a single region of Anthonomus grandis grandis chromosome 10, icAntGran1.3, whole genome shotgun sequence:
- the LOC126740927 gene encoding lipase 3-like: protein MKVLTILLSFLFLMKSHGAFINKSDNDEYDRFLRGTKELKEDTNTNWTVEYLADYYGYPVESHTVITSDGYNLTMHRIPGGRNSEKKNGKVAFLQHGLLSSSADWILVGPGKSLGLMLADEGYDVWLGNARGNTWSANHVSLNSSDPEFWQFSWHQIGTYDLPAMIDYVLERTGVSQVYYVGHSQGTTVYYVMLSMHPEYNSKIKVGISLAPIAYMKHLTGPLIRVIAGFTNQLDDLADLIGWNEITPTNDFFKYIVGDKLCIQNEITQLLCENIIFALCGFDYNQFNVTLIPMMFKYLPAGSSTKQLIHYGQEINSGYFRQYDYGLTENMQRYNSLFPPSFNLSNIVAPTYLFYSANDWMAAEKDVARLCEELGGACKGKILTSDYQFNHLDFIYGIDTAKLINNKVISLFARQ from the exons ATGAAGGTCCTCACGATTCttctaagttttttatttttaatgaaaagtcatggagcatttattaataaatcagaTAATGACGAATATGATCGTTTCTTAAGAGGCACAAAAGAACTTAAAGAAGATACCAATACTAACTGGACGGTA GAATACCTGGCCGACTATTATGGGTACCCCGTAGAAAGTCACACCGTCATAACTTCAGATGGATATAATTTAACAATGCACAGAATTCCCGGTGGTAGAAATAGCGagaaaaaaaatggcaaagttGCATTCCTTCAACATGGGCTTTTAAGCTCTTCAGCTGACTGGATATTAGTAGGCCCCGGCAAATCCCtgg GTCTTATGCTGGCGGATGAAGGATATGATGTTTGGCTAGGAAATGCCAGAGGAAATACCTGGAGTGCAAATCATGTGAGTTTAAATAGCAGTGATCCAGAGTTCTGGCAATTCTCATGGCATCAAATTGGAACTTATGATTTGCCTGCTATGATTGACTATGTTTTAGAACGAACGGGAGTATCTCAG gtgTATTATGTTGGTCACTCGCAAGGCACAACTGTATATTACGTTATGTTATCCATGCATCCAGAGTATAACAGTAAAATTAAAGTTGGAATATCACTTGCCCCCATTGCATATATGAAGCACCTAACAGGACCTCTTATTCGTGTAATTGCAGGCTTTACGAATCAGTTAGAT gaCCTAGCGGACCTTATTGGATGGAATGAGATCACGCCGACGaacgatttttttaagtatatagtAGGAGATAAACTATGTATACAGAATGAAATAACTCAATTGCTTTgcgaaaatattatatttgccCTTTGTGGATTTGACTACAACCAGTTCAATGTGACTCTTATACCGATGATGTTTAAATATCTTCCTGCTGGTTCTTCTACTAAGCAACTTATACATTATGGCCAGGAAATTAATTCTG gaTATTTCCGACAGTACGACTACGGTCTTACAGAAAATATGCAGCGTTATAACAGCCTTTTCCCTCCAAGCTTCAATTTATCCAATATAGTCGCACCAACTTACTTATTTTATAGCGCCAATGATTGGATGGCAGCGGAAAAGGATGTGGCGCGTTTGTGTGAAGAATTGGGTGGTGCTTGTAAAGGAAAAATACTTACCAGCGATTACCAGTTTAACCATTTAGACTTTATCTATGGAATTGATACTgctaagttaattaataataaggtTATAAGTTTGTttgcaagacaataa
- the LOC126740926 gene encoding lipase 3-like — protein MMKILIVSLSFLFFIVVHGDVLSKTDNFKHDHFLKGVKELEDSNSNWTVEYLAESYGYTIETHTVTTSDGYILTLHRIPSGRATEKKNGRVAFLQHGILCSSADWIVMGPENSLALMLADDGYDVWMGNARGNTWSKKHVSLDTNDPKYWQFSWHQIGDIDLPTMIDYVLEQTGVSQVYYVGHSQGTTVYYVMLSMHPEYNSKIKIGASLAPIGFMNHMTGPLLRVIALFTNELDILGSLIGVNEFVPTSDFFKYIVGDAICSKNSITQLLCENVLFALCGFDYDQMNVTLLPTILKYLPAGCSTKQAVHYGQEINSGYFRQYDYGLISNIEHYNSLSPPSYDLSNIVTPTYLFYSRNDWLSAEKDVTRLCEKMGSACKGKILNSNYNFNHLDYLYGIDTTRLINNKVISLFARQ, from the exons atgatgAAGATCCTCATAGTTTctttgagttttttattttttatagtagtTCATGGAGATGTTCTTAGTAAAAcagataattttaaacatgaCCATTTCTTAAAAGGCGTGAAAGAACTTGAAGATTCAAATTCTAACTGGACCGTG GAATATCTAGCCGAGTCTTATGGGTACACAATTGAAACTCATACCGTCACCACTTCAGATGGATATATTTTAACATTGCACAGAATTCCCAGTGGCAGAGCTACAGAGAAAAAAAATGGCAGAGTTGCATTCCTTCAACATGGAATTTTATGCTCCTCAGCCGATTGGATAGTAATGGGTCCCGAAAATTCTCTAg CGCTTATGCTAGCGGATGATGGATATGATGTTTGGATGGGTAATGCCAGAGGAAATACATGGAGTAAAAAACATGTGAGTCTAGACACCAATGATCCAAAGTACTGGCAATTTTCATGGCATCAAATTGGAGATATTGATTTGCCTACTATGATTGATTATGTTTTGGAGCAAACAGGAGTATCTCAG gtgtaTTATGTTGGTCACTCGCAAGGGACAACTGTATATTACGTGATGTTATCCATGCATCCAGAGTATAACAGTAAAATTAAGATTGGCGCATCACTTGCCCCTATTGGATTTATGAACCACATGACTGGGCCTCTTCTTCGTGTAATTGCACTATTTACGAATGAGTTAGAT ATACTGGGAAGTCTTATTGGAGTGAATGAGTTTGTACCGACCAGCGATTTCTTCAAGTATATAGTAGGAGATGCTATATGTTCAAAGAATTCTATAACTCAACTGTTATGCGAAAATGTTCTGTTTGCACTATGCGGATTTGACTATGATCAAATGAACGTCACTCTTCTACCAAcgatattaaaatatcttccTGCTGGTTGTTCAACTAAGCAAGCTGTACATTATGGTCAGGAAATTAACTCGG ggtaCTTCCGGCAGTACGACTATGGACTTATTTCAAATATAGAGCACTATAATAGCCTTTCCCCTCCAAGTTACGATTTATCTAATATAGTTACACCAACTTACTTATTTTATAGCCGCAATGACTGGCTGTCAGCAGAAAAGGATGTTACACGTTTGTGTGAAAAGATGGGTTCCGCCTGTAAAGGAAAAATACTGAAcagtaattataattttaaccaCTTGGATTACCTTTATGGTATAGATACAACTAGGCTAATTAATAATAAGGTTATAAGTTTGTTTGCAAGACAATAA